Proteins from one Rosa chinensis cultivar Old Blush chromosome 7, RchiOBHm-V2, whole genome shotgun sequence genomic window:
- the LOC112177680 gene encoding protein GLUTAMINE DUMPER 2, whose translation MAVFSPKLTFLTCFPSKQNLDPYYLQKMRTTITATISPTKLPSTEAPQDMAPPVSPWHSPIPYLLGGLVTMAILVVCALLILACSFWKRHGGGSSANRDLEPGGNSLKVFKDKVLVIMAGNENPTYLATPIPICHTKSTSFEEESEKIEGDDKEENCEKSKEEASSTSAS comes from the coding sequence ATGGCTGTCTTTTCCCCCAAGCTCACATTCCTCACCTGCTTCCCCTCTAAACAAAACCTAGATCCCTACTATCTTCAGAAAATGAGAACCACCATAACGGCTACTATTTCACCAACAAAACTACCTTCGACAGAAGCACCACAAGACATGGCTCCGCCGGTTTCACCTTGGCACTCTCCGATCCCATACCTCTTAGGTGGTCTAGTGACGATGGCTATTCTTGTTGTTTGTGCTCTCTTGATCTTGGCTTGCTCATTTTGGAAGCGACACGGAGGAGGCAGCAGTGCCAACAGAGATTTGGAGCCGGGTGGGAATTCTTTGAAGGTGTTTAAAGACAAGGTTTTGGTTATAATGGCTGGAAATGAGAACCCTACTTACTTGGCCACCCCGATTCCGATTTGCCATACTAAAAGTACTAGTTTTGAAGAGGAATCAGAGAAGATAGAAGGAGATGATAAGGAAGAGAACTGTGAGAAATCGAAAGAGGAAGCATCATCAACATCAGCGAGCTAG